In Halorientalis sp. LT38, a genomic segment contains:
- a CDS encoding precorrin-2 dehydrogenase/sirohydrochlorin ferrochelatase family protein: protein MIPLLHDFSGATVLVFGGGSVGARKARRFAREAEVLVVSPSFSDADFGGAERIRATPDADDVADWIADAEPALVVAATDDGDLNAAIDRAARDAGALVNRTDEHGERDPGSVVVPATVRDGPVTVAVSTGGTSPALSRYLRQRIEAEIEGSGEMAALSGELRAALQDEGMEPAVRRDAIRAVVRSGDVWKHLDSGRTKARQVAEDVIADVAGDRE, encoded by the coding sequence ATGATTCCGCTGCTGCACGACTTTTCGGGCGCGACGGTGCTGGTCTTCGGTGGCGGCTCTGTCGGCGCACGGAAAGCCAGACGATTCGCTCGCGAAGCCGAGGTGCTCGTGGTCAGTCCTTCCTTTTCGGACGCGGACTTCGGCGGAGCGGAGCGAATCAGGGCGACGCCGGACGCCGACGACGTCGCGGACTGGATCGCCGACGCGGAGCCGGCGCTGGTGGTGGCCGCGACGGACGACGGCGACCTGAACGCGGCGATCGACCGGGCCGCCCGGGACGCGGGCGCGCTGGTCAACCGGACGGACGAACACGGCGAGCGCGACCCGGGGAGCGTGGTCGTGCCGGCGACGGTCCGGGACGGGCCGGTGACGGTCGCGGTCTCGACGGGCGGGACGAGTCCGGCGCTGAGCCGGTATCTCCGCCAGCGGATCGAAGCCGAGATCGAGGGCAGCGGCGAGATGGCGGCGCTGTCGGGGGAGTTGCGGGCGGCACTACAAGACGAGGGGATGGAACCGGCGGTGCGGCGGGACGCGATTCGGGCGGTCGTGCGATCCGGGGACGTTTGGAAGCATTTAGATAGTGGCAGGACCAAAGCACGGCAAGTGGCAGAGGACGTGATTGCCGACGTGGCGGGTGATCGAGAGTGA
- the uppS gene encoding polyprenyl diphosphate synthase: MLSWVRQQALSGYERLLRWELSGTPDHVAVIQDGNRRYARKEGEKTTDGHRAGAQTTEALLNWCDELGVQELTLYTFSTENFDRPVNQREALFDLIEEKLYEFADADRVHEGEVKIRAIGETQDLPGRVRTAAQYAEGRTREYDSLQLNIALAYGGRAELLGAARDVARDVAYGDLEPAAIDVETIERRLYEGPSRDVDLIIRTGGDERTSNFLPWHANGNEAAVFFCTPYWPEFRKVDFLRAIRTYESREESWRTARAKRALALVRAMGSAELDEARSILRRFRDTLPSRERKRLEEEEIDPEPDPAAD, encoded by the coding sequence ATGCTCTCGTGGGTGCGCCAGCAGGCTCTTTCGGGGTACGAACGGCTGTTGCGGTGGGAGCTGTCGGGGACGCCGGACCACGTCGCGGTGATCCAGGACGGGAACCGCCGGTACGCCCGCAAGGAGGGCGAGAAGACGACCGACGGCCACCGGGCGGGCGCCCAGACCACCGAGGCGCTGCTCAACTGGTGTGACGAACTCGGCGTGCAGGAGCTGACGCTCTATACCTTCTCGACGGAGAACTTCGACCGCCCGGTGAACCAGCGCGAGGCCCTCTTCGACCTCATCGAGGAGAAGCTCTACGAGTTCGCCGACGCCGACCGCGTCCACGAGGGCGAGGTCAAGATCCGCGCCATCGGCGAGACGCAGGACCTCCCCGGTCGGGTTCGAACCGCCGCACAGTACGCCGAGGGGCGAACCCGCGAGTACGACAGCCTCCAGCTGAACATCGCGCTGGCCTACGGCGGCCGCGCGGAACTGCTCGGGGCCGCCCGCGACGTGGCCCGCGACGTGGCCTACGGCGACCTCGAGCCGGCCGCCATCGACGTCGAGACGATCGAGCGCCGCCTCTACGAGGGGCCCTCCCGGGACGTGGACCTCATCATCCGGACCGGCGGCGACGAGCGCACGAGCAACTTCCTGCCCTGGCACGCCAACGGCAACGAGGCCGCCGTCTTCTTCTGTACGCCCTACTGGCCCGAGTTCCGGAAGGTCGACTTCCTCCGTGCCATCCGCACCTACGAGTCACGCGAGGAGTCCTGGCGGACCGCTCGGGCGAAGCGCGCGCTCGCACTGGTTCGTGCCATGGGGAGCGCCGAACTCGACGAAGCCCGGTCGATCCTCCGCCGGTTCCGCGACACCCTCCCCAGCCGCGAACGGAAACGCCTGGAGGAAGAGGAGATCGACCCCGAACCGGACCCCGCGGCGGACTGA
- a CDS encoding DUF5778 family protein, which yields MNAQDPIDPDLYQRAEALLEPGEIELAGLIVHTELGSDDEASLHETTIEIGEHIAEHAGVDPKDTYVYSGNDDPDFGLNQHQGLTLDGDEFVWECQQLLREERFKIVFYYEADADQDSLVAAVREDGYTVESVEEPA from the coding sequence ATGAACGCGCAGGACCCGATCGATCCCGACCTGTACCAGCGGGCCGAGGCGCTGCTCGAACCCGGCGAGATCGAACTCGCGGGGCTGATCGTCCACACCGAACTGGGCAGCGACGACGAGGCGTCGCTCCACGAGACGACGATCGAGATCGGCGAGCACATCGCGGAACACGCTGGCGTCGACCCGAAGGACACCTACGTCTACTCCGGCAACGACGACCCCGACTTCGGCCTGAACCAGCACCAGGGACTCACCCTCGACGGCGACGAGTTCGTCTGGGAGTGCCAGCAGCTCCTCCGCGAGGAGCGGTTCAAGATCGTCTTCTACTACGAGGCCGACGCCGATCAGGACTCCCTCGTCGCAGCCGTTCGCGAGGACGGATACACCGTGGAGAGCGTGGAAGAGCCGGCCTGA
- a CDS encoding cold-shock protein — protein sequence MATGTVDFFNDTGGYGFIDTEDADEDVFFHMEDVGGPDLEEGQEVEFDIVQADKGPRAENLTRL from the coding sequence ATGGCGACGGGAACAGTCGACTTCTTCAACGACACGGGCGGGTACGGCTTCATCGACACCGAGGACGCGGACGAAGACGTCTTCTTCCACATGGAAGACGTCGGCGGCCCGGACCTCGAAGAGGGGCAGGAAGTGGAGTTCGACATCGTGCAGGCCGACAAGGGCCCGCGCGCCGAGAACCTCACCCGCCTGTAA
- a CDS encoding cold-shock protein, with translation MATGTVDFFNDTGGYGFIDTEDADEDVFFHMEDVGGPDLEEGQEVEFDIVQADKGPRAENLERL, from the coding sequence ATGGCGACCGGTACGGTTGATTTCTTCAACGACACTGGCGGTTACGGATTCATCGACACAGAAGACGCGGACGAAGACGTGTTCTTCCACATGGAAGACGTCGGCGGCCCGGACCTAGAGGAAGGTCAGGAAGTCGAGTTCGACATCGTCCAGGCCGACAAAGGCCCCCGCGCGGAGAACCTGGAGCGACTGTAA
- a CDS encoding Lrp/AsnC family transcriptional regulator — protein MSEDLARVDRAIVNAFQGGFPVVERPFEPAADALRDRGVEVDADELFAHVRDLDEDGVLTRFGALINAEEIGGAATLVAMHAPEDRFDEVADLVNDYDAVAHNYEREHPHLNMWFVVSVADADAVADVLAAIEADTGQETYNLPKQQEFRVEAKFLLDGPIPEGDVDLSALGPEVTPTERSSLTPRELDLVLEIQDGLPISPTPYRDVADALDEDVDWVLSTIKRFDAEGKVRRVGVIPNHYALGYTENGMTVWDVPDEVVDEVGPAIASLDFVTHCYERPRHEGVWPYNFFAMTHGRTEEESERRVAQVRDRMAEFWDVTDDDWDTLFSTRILKKTGIRIDERAAANTASPEEADD, from the coding sequence ATGAGCGAGGATCTCGCGCGGGTCGACCGGGCGATCGTCAACGCCTTCCAGGGCGGGTTCCCCGTCGTGGAGCGACCCTTCGAGCCGGCGGCCGACGCGCTCCGGGACCGCGGCGTCGAGGTCGACGCGGACGAACTGTTCGCGCACGTCCGGGACCTGGACGAGGACGGCGTCCTGACCCGGTTCGGCGCGCTGATCAACGCCGAAGAGATCGGTGGTGCGGCCACGCTGGTGGCCATGCACGCGCCCGAGGACCGCTTCGACGAGGTCGCCGACCTGGTCAACGACTACGACGCGGTGGCGCACAACTACGAGCGCGAACACCCCCACCTCAACATGTGGTTCGTCGTCAGCGTCGCGGACGCCGACGCGGTCGCGGACGTGCTCGCGGCGATCGAGGCGGATACGGGACAGGAGACGTACAATCTCCCCAAACAGCAGGAGTTCCGCGTCGAGGCGAAGTTCCTCCTCGACGGCCCGATTCCCGAGGGCGACGTCGACCTCTCGGCTCTCGGGCCCGAGGTCACCCCGACCGAGCGTTCGTCCCTGACACCGCGGGAACTCGATCTCGTCCTGGAGATTCAGGACGGGTTGCCGATCTCGCCGACGCCCTATCGGGACGTGGCCGACGCGCTCGACGAGGACGTCGACTGGGTGCTTTCGACGATCAAACGGTTCGACGCGGAGGGGAAGGTCCGCCGTGTCGGCGTGATCCCCAACCACTACGCGCTGGGGTACACCGAGAACGGCATGACCGTCTGGGACGTGCCCGACGAGGTCGTCGACGAGGTCGGCCCGGCGATCGCGTCGCTCGACTTCGTCACGCACTGTTACGAGCGGCCCCGCCACGAGGGCGTCTGGCCGTACAACTTCTTCGCGATGACCCACGGCCGGACCGAGGAAGAGAGCGAGCGCCGCGTCGCGCAGGTCCGGGACCGGATGGCCGAGTTCTGGGACGTGACCGACGACGACTGGGACACGCTGTTCTCGACCCGGATCCTCAAGAAGACCGGTATCCGGATCGACGAGCGCGCGGCGGCCAATACCGCGAGCCCGGAGGAAGCCGACGACTGA
- a CDS encoding undecaprenyl diphosphate synthase family protein, whose translation MGIYDQYLAVRTQWAEEATPDNVAVVITERDLLEQGAYETLEAFFDWAVEYGAERIMIYVSVLDEAAVPTLRRALEDVDAPREMAVRGPDDDRRADAPIQVSIGLGGKHEFAAAVQGVADEVEAGALNPGQIDEADIEDRLVFPTDPDLVIKTGAERLSDFMIWQSVYSELYFTDVNWRDFRKRDYLRAIRDFQDRQRRFGE comes from the coding sequence GTGGGCATCTACGACCAGTACCTCGCGGTCCGCACCCAGTGGGCCGAGGAGGCGACGCCCGACAACGTCGCCGTCGTCATCACGGAGCGGGACCTCCTGGAGCAGGGCGCCTACGAGACCCTGGAGGCCTTCTTCGACTGGGCCGTCGAGTACGGCGCCGAGCGGATCATGATCTACGTCAGCGTCCTCGACGAGGCCGCGGTGCCGACCCTCCGCCGCGCGCTCGAAGACGTCGACGCGCCGCGGGAGATGGCCGTCCGGGGCCCCGACGACGACCGCCGGGCCGACGCCCCGATCCAGGTGAGCATCGGCCTCGGCGGGAAACACGAGTTCGCCGCCGCCGTCCAGGGCGTCGCCGACGAGGTCGAAGCCGGCGCCCTCAATCCGGGCCAGATCGACGAGGCCGACATCGAGGACCGGCTGGTCTTCCCGACCGATCCCGACCTCGTGATCAAGACCGGGGCCGAACGGCTCTCCGATTTCATGATCTGGCAGTCGGTCTACTCGGAACTGTACTTCACCGACGTGAACTGGCGGGACTTCCGGAAACGGGACTACCTCCGGGCGATCCGGGACTTTCAGGATCGGCAGCGCAGGTTCGGAGAGTGA
- the hemA gene encoding glutamyl-tRNA reductase: protein MHGAGVISGVSVAHGTASVDDIEAACTESQRRAVESLLSRSGVEEAYVLQTCNRAEAYVVTAERSVGRAALERYRADVADDAVVEMGHEESLRHLLRVAAGLESLVLGEDQILGQIRDAYEDARGVGAIGPVLENGVTKAIHTGERARTETAINEGTVSLGSAAVNLADRERDLESATALVVGAGEMGSLVAKALDGTVEEVLVANRTVPHAEHLVERLDVDGEALGLNGVTTAIERADLVITATGSPEHVVGVDELDRAGDTFVIDLAQPRDVPPAADEADDVTVQDMDALESVTTASRKQREAAAEVVEGMVDEEFEHLLTQYKRKRADQVIAGMYESAERMKAREVSTALEKLDLDDEERQVVESMADALVGQLLAPPTQSLRDAAEEDDWTTINTALQLFDPEFGSGVPEFVSSMDADEIPEDVRAQMSQAVQNQLDD, encoded by the coding sequence ATACACGGAGCCGGCGTGATCTCTGGCGTCAGCGTGGCGCACGGGACCGCGAGCGTCGACGACATCGAAGCGGCCTGTACAGAGTCCCAGCGCCGGGCCGTCGAGTCGCTGCTCTCGCGCTCGGGCGTCGAGGAGGCCTACGTCCTCCAGACGTGCAACCGCGCGGAGGCCTACGTCGTGACCGCCGAGCGCTCGGTGGGCCGGGCGGCCCTCGAGCGCTACCGGGCGGACGTGGCCGACGACGCGGTCGTCGAGATGGGGCACGAAGAGAGCCTGCGCCACCTCCTGCGGGTGGCGGCGGGCCTCGAGTCGCTCGTGCTCGGCGAGGACCAGATTCTCGGACAGATCAGAGACGCCTACGAGGACGCCCGCGGCGTGGGTGCGATCGGGCCGGTGCTGGAAAACGGCGTGACGAAGGCCATCCACACCGGCGAGCGCGCCCGGACGGAGACGGCGATCAACGAGGGGACGGTGTCGCTGGGCAGCGCCGCCGTCAACCTCGCGGACCGGGAGCGCGACCTCGAATCGGCGACGGCGCTGGTCGTCGGCGCCGGCGAGATGGGGTCGCTCGTCGCGAAGGCCCTCGACGGGACGGTCGAGGAGGTCCTCGTGGCGAATCGGACCGTTCCCCACGCCGAGCACCTCGTGGAACGGCTGGACGTGGACGGCGAGGCGCTGGGGCTCAACGGCGTCACGACGGCCATCGAGCGCGCGGATCTGGTCATCACGGCGACCGGCAGTCCCGAGCACGTGGTCGGCGTCGACGAACTCGACCGCGCGGGGGACACCTTCGTGATCGACCTCGCGCAGCCCCGGGACGTCCCGCCGGCGGCCGACGAGGCCGACGACGTCACCGTGCAGGACATGGACGCCCTGGAGTCGGTGACGACGGCCTCGCGCAAGCAGCGTGAGGCAGCCGCCGAGGTCGTCGAGGGGATGGTCGACGAGGAGTTCGAGCACCTGCTCACCCAGTACAAGCGCAAGCGGGCCGATCAGGTCATCGCGGGCATGTACGAGAGCGCAGAGCGGATGAAGGCCCGCGAGGTGTCGACCGCCCTCGAGAAACTGGACCTGGACGACGAAGAACGCCAGGTCGTCGAATCGATGGCCGATGCCCTGGTCGGGCAGTTGCTCGCCCCGCCGACCCAGAGCCTGCGCGACGCCGCGGAGGAGGACGACTGGACGACCATCAACACCGCCCTCCAGCTGTTCGACCCCGAGTTCGGGTCGGGCGTCCCCGAGTTCGTCTCCAGCATGGACGCCGACGAGATCCCCGAGGACGTGCGCGCCCAGATGTCCCAGGCGGTCCAGAACCAGCTCGACGACTGA